From Synergistaceae bacterium, the proteins below share one genomic window:
- a CDS encoding undecaprenyl-diphosphate phosphatase, with protein MHTIILGAVQGLCEFLPVSSSGHLALFQIFMGFSENMLTFDILLHFATLLAVVLYFWRDIWQILCDWFGGWITSKRRSGWAYGWAVIIASFITAVIGIGLKSTAEKFSENIILVGAGEIFTGIILVLIPVLSSSRKNSSLLKTAIFVGLAQGIAVLPGVSRSGMSIAMGLFMGLGMSEAFRFSFLISIPAVLGATLLECVKFVKTDGNIFLPDGYMIAAAVAFVLGFLSLVLMRRIVKARNWAWFGVYCLIVGIGVILLS; from the coding sequence ATACATACAATCATACTCGGAGCAGTTCAGGGATTATGCGAGTTCCTGCCCGTAAGCAGTTCGGGACATCTTGCACTGTTTCAGATATTCATGGGATTTAGTGAGAATATGCTGACGTTCGACATACTGCTTCATTTCGCGACGTTACTGGCGGTTGTCCTGTATTTCTGGCGCGACATATGGCAGATATTATGCGACTGGTTCGGCGGATGGATAACATCAAAGAGGCGTTCAGGATGGGCATACGGCTGGGCGGTGATTATTGCGTCATTCATCACGGCGGTAATCGGTATCGGCCTAAAGTCAACAGCAGAGAAATTTTCGGAGAATATTATTCTCGTCGGTGCAGGCGAAATCTTCACGGGTATCATTCTCGTGTTAATCCCCGTATTGTCATCGTCCCGGAAAAATTCATCCCTCCTGAAGACGGCTATATTTGTCGGATTGGCGCAGGGGATTGCTGTGTTGCCCGGCGTGTCGCGTTCGGGAATGTCCATCGCTATGGGTCTTTTCATGGGATTGGGAATGAGCGAGGCTTTCCGCTTCTCCTTCCTCATATCAATTCCGGCGGTGCTTGGTGCTACATTGCTTGAGTGCGTGAAGTTCGTGAAGACTGACGGAAATATATTCCTCCCTGATGGCTATATGATTGCGGCGGCTGTTGCGTTCGTGCTGGGCTTTCTGTCGCTCGTGCTAATGCGGAGAATAGTGAAGGCGCGTAATTGGGCGTGGTTCGGCGTGTACTGCCTCATTGTCGGAATTGGAGTAATACTGCTGTCATGA
- the maf gene encoding septum formation inhibitor Maf, with translation MNIILASGSPRRKSLLESLGLKFTVYRPDVNEEYIPREEPSEYCMRLAGLKANAGADVFPDDVIIAADTIVVVDGEILGKPHGRADAERMLRLLSGREHEVITGLAVIRRECLNVADVHTLVKFRAMSDAEIAAYLNTPEPYDKAGAYAVQGLGALFIEGINGDFYNVVGLPLCTLGRMLQPHINLLPNRPA, from the coding sequence ATGAATATAATCCTCGCTTCAGGAAGTCCGAGACGTAAATCACTCCTCGAAAGTTTAGGGCTGAAGTTCACAGTCTACCGCCCTGACGTAAACGAGGAATATATACCCCGTGAAGAGCCGTCCGAATACTGCATGAGGCTCGCAGGGCTGAAGGCTAATGCAGGGGCTGATGTCTTCCCGGATGATGTCATTATCGCGGCTGACACAATAGTAGTCGTTGACGGCGAAATTCTCGGAAAACCTCACGGACGCGCAGACGCTGAGAGAATGCTCCGGCTCCTTTCGGGGCGTGAACATGAAGTAATCACCGGGCTTGCTGTAATTCGGCGTGAATGCCTCAATGTCGCTGATGTTCATACGCTGGTGAAATTCCGGGCAATGTCTGACGCTGAAATAGCCGCCTATCTCAATACCCCTGAGCCTTACGACAAGGCAGGAGCTTATGCCGTGCAGGGGCTTGGCGCACTGTTCATTGAGGGCATAAATGGCGATTTCTATAACGTTGTCGGTCTGCCTCTATGCACTCTCGGACGAATGCTTCAGCCTCATATAAACCTTCTCCCGAATAGGCCAGCCTAA
- the lpxK gene encoding tetraacyldisaccharide 4'-kinase: MPSFTGMYRYYIDYAEGKRYSLPLDAILTPCSWITGIIMAGTDFLHSHGLTRSDVPPVPVISVGNLTYGGTNKTPFTLMLAQYALSCGIKPGIVTRGYMGKAQDVTIILGGKGELDITGDEAIMISRKLPRVPVAVSKRRIDGVISLCELGIEIVIADDAFQHRALSRDCDIVLVDALCPFGNGKLTPAGIMREKVSALRRANIAVITKSSMASPSQLNAAYYAVSKYISPGNIFMSDLSADGWEFTEPAEGAEVFAFSATGSPETFTRSLAERGCNVSGSMSYRDHHRYTHDDIRSINAQAVKTHAEYIACTEKDLANMDGISRTEFALPLAVPKVKVTMHNPAEFFARLAEIMRPEIVIASNGYGEDAIASVMARKMKSAYPHAKVSAFPLVGSGSAFRKAGIDVVSAKSVTPSAGILKYSLRELWNDIRAGLLGQVREQLRDWRKVSNSLKILPPVCVGDVYLLVHTLFGSGLRPMFVATAKTVYISGHWRTERMMIRNFTLRTWTRDEPTAAQIGERAVYSGNPIMDLLDGNVARSGKVILLLPGSRKSAGKNAAILLGATEILHRHGHKDFRMVLAPTLDYVKFFASCEICGWRHEGDTLTKGGIVISLTSDDIARASGGVKILLGMGGTANQLCAGMGIPVIAPDDKGKRVQKKLLGNAEILTENTAGAMAYCALRVLDDTELYNFMAGTGRKRMGADSPGACEDVVRYTREILGWPIREKVYMRLKHSSESA; encoded by the coding sequence ATGCCGAGCTTTACGGGAATGTATAGATACTACATAGATTACGCGGAGGGGAAACGTTACAGCCTTCCGCTTGACGCTATACTCACGCCATGTTCGTGGATTACTGGTATCATCATGGCCGGGACGGACTTTCTTCATTCGCACGGTCTAACCCGCTCTGATGTTCCGCCTGTCCCGGTGATAAGCGTGGGAAATCTGACATACGGCGGAACGAACAAGACACCTTTCACGCTAATGCTAGCACAGTACGCGCTATCCTGCGGGATAAAGCCTGGAATAGTAACACGGGGCTACATGGGAAAAGCGCAGGACGTAACGATAATACTAGGGGGAAAAGGTGAGCTTGACATTACGGGCGACGAGGCTATAATGATTTCGCGTAAACTTCCGAGAGTGCCTGTAGCAGTCTCAAAAAGAAGGATTGACGGCGTGATTTCCCTGTGTGAATTAGGAATCGAGATTGTAATCGCCGATGACGCATTTCAGCACAGAGCATTAAGCCGGGACTGTGATATAGTTTTGGTAGATGCTCTATGTCCATTTGGGAACGGGAAACTCACACCAGCGGGGATTATGCGTGAGAAAGTATCAGCTCTCCGCCGTGCGAATATTGCAGTCATCACAAAGTCGTCAATGGCTTCACCCTCACAGCTTAACGCGGCGTATTATGCGGTCTCAAAGTATATCAGTCCTGGAAATATATTCATGTCGGATCTTTCTGCTGACGGCTGGGAGTTCACAGAGCCTGCGGAAGGTGCGGAAGTATTTGCGTTTTCTGCGACTGGAAGCCCTGAGACGTTCACGCGTTCGCTTGCAGAGAGGGGCTGTAATGTTTCGGGAAGCATGTCATACCGAGACCATCACCGATACACGCATGACGACATACGGAGCATAAACGCCCAAGCCGTGAAAACTCACGCAGAGTACATAGCCTGCACGGAAAAAGACCTCGCCAACATGGATGGGATTTCACGCACAGAATTTGCGCTCCCTCTGGCTGTCCCGAAAGTGAAAGTAACGATGCACAATCCCGCAGAATTTTTCGCCCGTCTTGCTGAAATAATGCGTCCTGAAATAGTGATAGCCTCAAACGGTTACGGTGAAGACGCGATAGCCTCAGTGATGGCGCGTAAGATGAAGAGTGCATATCCTCATGCGAAAGTGTCAGCGTTCCCCCTAGTCGGCAGCGGAAGCGCATTCAGGAAGGCGGGAATTGATGTAGTGTCAGCAAAGTCCGTAACGCCGTCAGCCGGAATATTGAAGTACTCTCTGCGTGAGCTGTGGAATGATATTCGTGCGGGTTTGCTTGGGCAGGTTCGCGAACAGCTCCGTGATTGGCGTAAAGTCTCAAACTCACTCAAGATACTTCCTCCCGTGTGTGTGGGAGATGTTTACCTTCTTGTGCATACTTTATTCGGGAGCGGTCTGCGTCCTATGTTTGTCGCGACGGCGAAGACGGTATATATTTCGGGACATTGGCGGACGGAGAGAATGATGATACGCAATTTCACGCTGCGAACGTGGACGCGGGACGAGCCTACAGCCGCGCAGATAGGTGAACGGGCTGTATATTCGGGTAATCCCATAATGGATTTGCTTGACGGAAATGTTGCGCGTTCGGGGAAAGTGATACTGTTACTGCCTGGGAGCCGTAAATCAGCGGGCAAGAACGCCGCAATACTTCTCGGAGCGACAGAGATATTACACAGGCACGGGCATAAAGATTTCAGGATGGTGCTAGCTCCGACGCTGGATTACGTGAAATTTTTTGCCTCCTGCGAGATATGCGGATGGAGACATGAAGGCGATACGCTGACGAAGGGCGGAATAGTAATCTCTCTGACCTCTGACGACATAGCGCGAGCTTCAGGCGGAGTGAAAATTCTCTTGGGCATGGGCGGAACGGCTAATCAGTTATGCGCTGGAATGGGTATACCTGTAATCGCACCTGATGACAAGGGCAAGCGTGTTCAGAAAAAACTTCTTGGGAACGCTGAAATCCTCACGGAGAATACAGCGGGAGCGATGGCGTATTGTGCGCTGAGAGTTCTTGATGATACGGAGCTGTATAACTTCATGGCCGGGACTGGCCGCAAACGAATGGGAGCAGATAGTCCCGGCGCGTGTGAAGATGTAGTGCGTTACACCCGTGAAATATTAGGCTGGCCTATTCGGGAGAAGGTTTATATGAGGCTGAAGCATTCGTCCGAGAGTGCATAG
- a CDS encoding ABC transporter ATP-binding protein yields the protein MPSASIKFLYHYAKPYRLKIFLAVIFMLLSSGLNVIPPYLFKYVVDDVLISRNIFMLNVICVCVCVIFGAKAVTMYLQRYYMNQAGQGAVMDIRNELYGHMLRMKLGAIYASRTGDLMSRITGDASTLQNIVTSTFIDMMFNLITFVGMFIFIIYINWRLTSLIVIVLPFVGMLLSYAGKKLRSAGHNVQEHLADITATAQEAFSAVRVVRSFANEEAELERFRQAGRGNYDALLKAVSIQGILAGVIEVFLIAALAVVFRVGGMSVIGGELTPGELVSFTGYIAFMVQPVRSVMNQMSYIQTGIASAERIQAILSAPTEDDKNRQTDTLITGNVTFRNVSFSYGTQEILHGISLNVSAGGKIAIVGPTGSGKSTIADLIPRFYEPSSGEILIDGHNINDFGLKDLRRQIGIVPQECILMRGSIAFNIAYGLDDIDMDKVRHAAEIADISAFIETLPEGYNTLVGERGVTLSGGQRQRIAIARAVIRNPRILILDEATSSLDTASEYAVQKALNQAMKGRTSIIIAHRLSTIKNADMIYVLRDGRFIEAGTHAQLLSSGGLYAELYGNV from the coding sequence ATGCCGTCAGCCTCAATAAAATTCCTATATCATTACGCCAAACCGTACAGGCTGAAGATATTTCTTGCAGTAATATTCATGCTGTTATCGTCTGGGCTAAATGTTATTCCGCCGTATCTGTTTAAGTATGTTGTTGACGATGTATTAATCTCGCGGAATATATTTATGCTGAATGTGATATGTGTATGTGTCTGCGTGATATTCGGTGCGAAGGCTGTAACGATGTATCTTCAGCGTTACTACATGAACCAAGCGGGGCAAGGTGCGGTGATGGACATTCGCAACGAGCTATACGGGCATATGTTACGGATGAAGCTGGGAGCTATTTACGCCTCAAGAACGGGAGATTTGATGAGCCGAATTACGGGCGACGCGTCAACCCTGCAAAATATAGTAACGTCAACATTTATTGATATGATGTTTAACCTGATTACATTTGTGGGAATGTTTATATTTATCATCTATATCAATTGGCGATTAACGTCTCTGATTGTGATAGTCCTGCCGTTTGTGGGAATGCTGCTGTCATACGCGGGGAAAAAGTTGCGTTCGGCGGGTCATAATGTGCAGGAGCATTTAGCGGACATCACAGCGACGGCGCAGGAGGCATTTTCGGCTGTTCGGGTAGTGCGTTCATTTGCGAACGAGGAAGCGGAGCTAGAGCGTTTCCGTCAGGCTGGGCGTGGGAATTACGACGCACTCCTAAAGGCCGTCAGCATACAGGGGATATTAGCGGGAGTGATAGAAGTATTCCTGATAGCGGCATTGGCTGTAGTGTTTCGGGTTGGAGGAATGAGCGTAATCGGCGGAGAGCTTACGCCCGGTGAGCTAGTATCATTCACGGGATATATAGCATTCATGGTGCAGCCAGTCCGAAGCGTCATGAATCAGATGAGCTACATACAGACGGGGATAGCTTCCGCCGAAAGGATACAGGCGATATTATCTGCACCGACGGAGGATGACAAAAACAGGCAGACCGACACACTTATTACGGGAAATGTAACATTCCGCAATGTTTCATTCAGCTACGGCACGCAAGAAATATTGCATGGAATAAGCCTTAATGTTTCCGCAGGGGGAAAAATAGCGATAGTCGGCCCGACAGGAAGCGGGAAATCTACAATTGCCGACCTAATACCGCGTTTCTACGAGCCATCATCAGGTGAGATACTCATTGACGGCCATAACATTAACGATTTCGGCCTGAAGGACTTACGGCGACAAATCGGGATAGTTCCGCAGGAGTGTATATTAATGCGAGGAAGTATAGCGTTCAACATAGCATACGGCCTAGATGACATTGACATGGACAAGGTGAGACATGCGGCGGAGATTGCTGACATAAGCGCATTCATAGAGACGTTGCCGGAGGGGTACAATACGCTTGTGGGTGAAAGGGGTGTAACGCTATCAGGTGGACAGCGACAGCGTATAGCGATAGCCCGTGCGGTGATACGAAATCCGCGAATACTGATACTAGACGAGGCGACAAGCTCACTTGATACAGCGTCAGAATACGCCGTGCAGAAAGCACTAAATCAGGCGATGAAGGGGCGTACCTCAATCATCATAGCTCACAGGTTAAGCACGATAAAGAACGCGGATATGATATACGTATTGAGGGATGGAAGATTTATAGAGGCTGGGACGCACGCACAGTTATTATCATCGGGGGGATTGTATGCCGAGCTTTACGGGAATGTATAG